One genomic segment of Hypomesus transpacificus isolate Combined female chromosome 5, fHypTra1, whole genome shotgun sequence includes these proteins:
- the LOC124468203 gene encoding transmembrane protein 47-like — protein MSVNEVYVFRPFKLIALLCIFLALCLDIVALLSPAWVTADRFSLSLWEACTESEATITDSRWSCTSTFTSDWQIATLVLLLSGGAVTLVAFLIALISLCRGTHRQHYRTVAVFLFTAVVLQACALVLYPIKFIDGAVLQTYHEFNWGYGLGWGATIFMLGGGILFCLRTDMYEDAMY, from the exons ATGTCTGTGAATGAAGTGTACGTTTTCCGACCGTTCAAGTTGATCGCTTTACTTTGTATTTTTCTTGCTCTGTGTTTGGACATCGTTGCGTTATTGAGCCCCGCTTGGGTAACGGCGGATCGTTTTTCTTTGTCGCTATGGGAGGCATGCACAGAATCAGAGGCGACGATCACAGACTCTCGCTGGAGTTGCACCTCCACCTTCACATCTG ACTGGCAGATAGCCaccctggtgctgctgctgtctggagGTGCAGTGACGCTGGTGGCCTTCCTGATCGCCCTCATCTCCCTGTGCCGGGGGACTCACAGACAGCACTACCGCACTGTGGCTGTGTTCCTGTTCACCGCAG TGGTTCTCCAGGCCTGCGCTCTGGTGCTCTACCCCATCAAGTTCATCGACGGTGCAGTTCTGCAGACCTACCATGAGTTCAACTGGGGCTACGGCCTGGGTTGGGGGGCCACCATCTTCATGCTTGGAGGCGGCATCCTCTTCTGCCTGCGAACGGACATGTACGAGGACGCTATGTACTGa